GTAGGGGTTGACGGCCGCGGCGCCGAAGCCGATCAGCAGGGCGACGTGGTGGACCTCGCGGACGTCACCGGCCTCGACCAGCAGGCCCACCTCGGTGCGCTGCTTGGTGCGGATCAGGTGGTGGTGGACGGCCGCGGTGAGCAGCAGCGACGGGATCGGCGCGTGCTCGGCGTCGGAGTGGCGGTCGGAGAGGACGATCAGCCGGGCGCCGTTGTCGATGGCGGCGTCGGCCTCGGCGCAGATCTCCTCGATGCGCGCGGCGAGGGAGTCGCCGCCGCCGGAGACCCGGTACAGGCCGGAGAGGGTCGCGGCCTTGAAGCCGGGCATGTCGCCGTCGGCGTTGATGTGGATGAGCTTGGCCAGCTCGTCGTTGTCGATCACCGGGAACGGCAGGGTGACCGTGCGGCACGACGCGGCGGTCGGCTCCAGCAGGTTGCCCTGCGGGCCCAGCGAGCTGCGCAGCGAGGTGACCAGCTCTTCGCGGATCGCGTCCAGCGGCGGGTTGGTGACCTGCGCGAACAGCTGGGTGAAGTAGTCGAAGAGCAGCCGCGGGCGTGAGGAGAGCGCGGCGATCGGCGAGTCGGTGCCCATCGAACCGATGGGCTCGGCACCGGCCTTGGCCATCGGCGCGAGCAGGACGCGCAGCTCCTCCTCGGTGTAACCGAAGGTCTGCTGGCGGCGGGTGACCGAGGCGTGGGTGTGCACGATGTGCTCGCGCTCGGGCAGGTCGGAGAGTTCGATCTCCCCGGCCTCCAGCCACTCGGCGTACGGCCGCTCGGCGGCGAGGCCGGCCTTGATCTCGTCGTCCTCGATGATGCGGTGCTCGACGGTGTCGACGAGGAACATCCGGCCGGGCTGGAGGCGGCCCTTGCGGACCACCTTGGCGGGGTCGATGTCCAGGACGCCGACCTCGGAGCCGAGGACGACGAGGCCGTCGTCGGTGACCCAGTAGCGGCCGGGGCGAAGGCCGTTGCGGTCGAGGACCGCGCCGACCTGCTTGCCGTCGGTGAAGGTGACACAGGCCGGGCCGTCCCAGGGCTCCATCATCGTGGAGTGGAACTCGTAGAACGCGCGGCGGGCGGGCTCCATGGAGTCGTGGTTCTCCCACGCCTCCGGAATCATCATCAGCACGGAGTGCGGCAGTGAACGGCCGCCCAGGTGCAGGAGTTCGAGCACCTCGTCGAAGGACGCCGAGTCGGAGGCGTCCGGCGTACAGATCGGGAAGATCCGGTCCAGGGTGTCCCGGCCTCCGAAGAGGTCCGAGGCGAGCTGGGACTCGCGGGCGACCATCCAGTTGCGGTTGCCCTTGACGGTGTTGATCTCACCGTTGTGCGCGACGAAGCGGTACGGGTGGGCGAGCGGCCACGACGGGAAGGTGTTCGTGGAGAACCGGGAGTGCACGAGCGCGATCGCGGAGGCGAAGCGGCGGTCGGACAGGTCCGGGAAGAAGGGCTCCAGCTGGCCGGTGGTCAGCATGCCCTTGTACACGATCGTCCGCGCGGACAGCGACGCGAAGTACACGTCGGCCTCGCGCTCGGCGCGCTTGCGCAGCACGAAGGCCCTGCGGTCGAGGTCGAGGTCCGCCGAGGAACCGTCGCTGACGAACACCTGACGGAAGGTCGGCATCGTGGAGCGGGCGGTGGCGCCGAGCAGCTGCGGGGCGACCGGGACCTCGCGCCAGCCGAGGACCGTCAGGCCCTCCTCGTGGGCGATCGTCTCGATCTTCGAGACGGCGTCCTCGATGCCGTCGTCCGGCAGGAAGGCGATACCGACCGCGTACTCGCCGGCCGCGGGCAGCTCGAAGTCCGCCACCTCACGGAAGAAGGCGTCCGGAACCTGGGACAGGATGCCCGCGCCGTCACCCGAGTCGGGCTCGGCGCCGGTGGCACCGCGGTGCTCCAGGTTGCGCAGAACCGTGAGCGCCTGCTCGACCAGCGCGTGGCTCGCCTCGCCGGTGAGGGTGGCCACGAAGCCGACGCCACAGGCGTCGTGCTCGTTGCGGGGGTCGTACATACCCTGCGCAGCAGGGCGAGCATCCATGAAGGACCACTTCTGGCCATTCGTGGAGTGCTGGGACGGCTGGCGCGGCGTACGCATCGGCTCTCCCGTCGTCGTCAATTGGCATATTCAGATTGCCGAGGGACGACGTTGGCCCTCTGCGTTGTGCAAAATTTCGTGCAGGTTACATGATGGAGCGGATCTCGGGAACCGGATACTCCGTTCCAACATGCGGACGCCACGGGGCGCGAGGGGGGTGTCGCACACGTGGCTTGAAGTATGTGGGGACCGAGCCGGACTGATCGGTCAGATCCATGTCCGTCGGCCCAGGGAGCGGGGAGGGTGTCGTCATCGACCCCGCGAGCGCGCCGTAAGCGTCATTGCCCGTAGCGCTTGTGGCTCATGCCCAGTGGTTAAGCATTCGAAACCAGCGAGTAACGGCTACTTATGCGGACCACCGCATAAGTAGCAACCGATCTATCCTACGGCCGTTCCGAAGAAACTGCCCAGGGCGTACGTCACACCGGCCGCCGCGCCTCCCAGGACCAACTGCCGCAGGCCGCTGTACCACCAGGTCCGGGTGGTCACCCTGGCCACGACGGCACCGCACGCGAACAGTCCGACAAGGGCCAGCAGCACGGCGGGCCAGAGCACGGTCGCGCCGAGAAGATACGGGAGCACCGGCAGCACCGCACCCAGGGCGAAGGACCCGAAGCTGGACACGGCGGCGACGAGCGGGGAGGGCAGATCGCCCGGATCGATCCCCAGTTCCTCACGGGCATGGATCTCAAGGGCCTGCTCGGGGTCCTTCGACAGCTGCCGGGCGACCTCGCGCGCCAGCGCGGGCTCGACACCCCGCCCCTCGTACAGGGCGGCGAGCTCGGCCTCCTCGTCCTGCGGATGCTTGCGCAACTCCCGCCGCTCCACGTCCAGTTCGGCCTCGACGAGTTCGCGCTGCGCGGCGACGGAGGTGTACTCACCGGCGGCCATGGAGAAGGCGCCGGCGGCGAGCCCCGCGAGTCCGGTCAGCACGATGGTGTTCTGACCGACGGCCCCGCCGGCGACACCGGTCATCAGGGCGAGGTTGGAGACGAGTCCGTCCATGGCGCCGAAGACGGCGGGCCGCAGCCAGCCGCCGTTCACGTCCCGGTGCGTGTGGTTGTCGCGGTGTGCCTCGTGCAGCGGCGCTTCGATGTCGATGATGGCCATTCCGGTCCCCCAGGAAAGCTAAGCCAAAGCTAACTTTGGACATATTCTAATTCTTAACAACGACCACAGTACGACGGGCCATTCCCGCCCGCCAGCAAGGAAAGGCTGGGCTAACCAGCACCTTTACCTTCGAATGCACAGACGATCGCGACAGCGCTCATATGTCGACCGGGTGATGCTGAGGCTCTGGAGGCTCAGGTCAACCGCCGATGGTGGGACACATGGGCAAATGGTTCCGCCCGCGCGCGGAACACCGTCTGTCCTTGTGGAGAGGCCGCGTATGGCATCGATCGCCTGCATTCCCTCGGTCCCCGCGCCCCAGGGCGCCGCCGGACTCCGCGAGCGGGCCCGCGGCGCCCTGCTGGGCCTCGCGGTCGGAGACGCCCTCGGGGCCCCCGCCGAGAACATGAAGCCGTCGGAGATCCGCGCCCGCTGGGGCCGTATCGAGGGATACGTGGTGGACGAGCCGGCCGGCACGGACGACACGGAGTACGCGATCTTCTCCGGCCTGCTCCTTGCCCGCCACGGCTCGGCCCTGACCCCCTCCCATGTGGAGGCGGCCTGGCACGAGTGGATCGCGGACCGCGACGAGGGCCCGTTCCGGGGCGCGGGATTCAGTGAGCGCGGCACGCTGGAGAACCTCCGCCGGGGCCTCGCCGCCCCCATCTCCGCCCAGCACCGGCACGCCTGGAGCGACGGCCTGGCCATGCGGGCGGCCCCCTTCGGGGTCTTCGCGGCGGGCCGCCCCGCGGAGGCCGCCCGCCTGGTGGCAATCGACGGCTCGGTGAGCCATGCCGGCGAGGGCATCTACGGCGGCCAGGCGGTCGCGGCCGGAGTGGCGGCGGCGATGGCAGGCGCCCCGACGATCGCGGTGGTCGCCTCGGCGCTGGCGGTGATCCCGGACGACAGCTGGACGGCCCGCTCCCTGCGCCGTGCCGTGGCGGTGGCCCACCGGGGCGAACGGGCGGTCCGCTCCTGCGTCGTCATCGGCGGCTATCCGTGGACCGACCTGGCCCCGGAGGCGGTGGCCCTCGCCTTCGGGGCCTACGCGGTGGCCGACGGCGACTTCCGCGAGGCGGTGCTGACGGCGGTGAACATGGGGAGGGACGCCGACACCACGGCCGCGGTGGCGGGCGCACTGGCCGGCGCGACCAGGGGCGCGTCGGCCATCCCGGCCGACTGGGCATCGGCGATCGGCCCGGCGCGAGGCAGCTGCCTCCCCTCCATGGCGGGCCATCACGTCCTGGACGTGGCGGAACTGCTGGTGGCGGGCGAGGACACGAAGTGGAGCGGACAGCCGAATCCGAACGCCTTCGCACTCGCGGCGGACAACGACACGGAGGTGTCCTCATGACCCCACCGGCACCGTGGGACGAGACGGCGGCCCTCTCCCTCACAGCGAACGGGAGTTCAGCCGCTGCCACCGACGACGGGAACGCCCCGCAGGGGCCACCCGCACCCGACCAGGAAAGCCATGCGGATGGTGCCGGTGGGAGCCGGGGAACCGAGGACCCCGACGCGGCCCGGTTGCCGCAGGCAACCCGCGGGGACAAGGCCGAAAGGACCGTCGGCCTCCTCCTGGGCCTGGCCGCGGGCGACGCCGCCGGCTGGCCGGCCGCCCGCCACCGAGCGGCCCGGATGCCCGACTGGACCCGCCGCCTCACCCGCGAACTCGACACCTTCGCCGAGCAGAACGCCACCACCACCCTCCCCGTCCCCATCGCCCTGAACCAGCCCCCCGAGCCGCTGCGCCTGGGCCCCTCCGACGACGCCGAATGGGCGGCCTTCACCGCGGAAGCCCTCCTGCGCGCGGGAGACGACACGGCCTTGGGCGACCTGACCCGAGAACGCCGTACCAGAGCGGCGATCGACCTCACCTGGAACGCCCTGGCCGCCGAGGTGGCCGCGGCGGCGGACCGTGCCCCCGAGATCGAGTCCGCCGTCCTCCCGCTGCGCGCCCGTATCTCCGTACGGGCGGGACTGGGCAACCTCGTGGCCGGTCTGCGCCCGCCCGCCACCGGCCACGACAACCCCCACTACTTCGACGACGCGGCCTGCGTCCGGGCCTGCGTCCTCGCCGTCGCCCACCTCGGCGACCCCCGACTCGCCGCGGATCTCGCCGAGTTCGACGCCCGCTACACCCAGGACGGCGACGGGGTGCACGGCGCCCGGGCGATGGCCGCGGCCCTGTCCCTCGCCCTGACCGGCGCACCCGTCGACACCTGCGTGGCAGCGGCCCTCGCCGAACTCCCCGAGGACACCGAGATCGGCCGCAATGCCCGTCACGCCCTGCACCTCGCACGGTCCGCCGACAGCGCGTTCGCCCTGATCCCCGCCCTGGAACACGAGATCGTCGACCACGTCTACAGCTACGGCATCGCGGCCGCCGAAACCGTCCCGGTGGCCCTCGCCCTGGCCACCGCGGCCCGCGGCCGGATCGCCGAAGCGGTCCCGGCCGCGGCCTGTCTCTCCCGGGTCGCCGACTCGGCCCCCGCCCTGGCGGGGGCCCTGACCGGCGCACTGGGCGGCGCCGCCGCGATCCCCGCCTCCTGGCGGGCCACCTGCCGCACCCTCTCCGGCTGCGCCCTCCCCCGCCTCACCGGAACGGACCTCGTGGAACTCGCCGGACTCCTGGAATCCGCACAACCGCCCCTCCCGGGAGGATGATTCGGCGCATGACGCCCAAAAAACCAGAAACCGATCCAGAGCACAGCCTTGAGGACAGGATCACCGGCGCCCTCGTGGGTGCGGCGGTCGGCGACGCCCTCGGCGGTCCCGTCGAGGGCTACTCCCCCGACCAGATCCTCGAACGCCACGCCGGCCGCGTCCACGGCATCGTCGGCCCCTGGAACGGCGACGCCTGGCGCACCGCCCGCCCCATCGCCCCGTACCACAAGGGCGACGGCCACGTCACCGACGACACCTTGATGACCCACGCGCTGATCCGCGTCTACGACCGCGTCAGAGGCCACCTCGACGCCTACGCGATCGCCGACCACCTGGTCCCCGACCTGATGACGAACCCCCGCTGGATCCCGGAACTGGAGGCGGAGGCCCTGCCCCTGCACCGCATCTTCCTCGCGGAGAAGTGGCTGGTCACCCGCCTCCACTACGGCCATGTGGATCCGCGGGAAGCGGGCGTCGGCAACATCGTCAACTGCGGCGCGGCGATGTACATGGCCCCCGTGGGCCTGGTCAACGCGGCCGACCCGCGGGCCGCCTACGCGGAGGCCCTGGACATCGCGGCCGCCCACCAGTCGTCGTACGGCCGGGAGGCGGCGGGAGTCTTCGCGGCGGCGGTGGCCGCGGCGGCGACCCCGGACGCCACACCGGACTCGGTCGTCACGGCCTGTCTGACCCTGGCGAAGGACGGCACGCGTACCGCGATCGAGCAGGTCTGCGAAGTGGCCGGCCGGCACACGGACGTCGAATCGGCGCTACGACCCCTGCGCGAGGCCGTTGCCCCCTACGACACCGTGGGCCCCGACTACCGCGCCCCCTCCCTCGGCGCCCGCCGCCCCTCCCGTCTCCACACGATCGAGGAACTCCCCATCGCCCTGGGGATGTTGCTGGTGGCCGGCGGCGACTACCGCCAGGCGGTTCTCGGCTCGGTGAACTACGGCAGGGACTGCGACTCGATCGCCACCATGGCCGGTGCGCTGGCCGGCGCGCTCGGCTCCCCGGTCCCGGAGGACTGGTCCAAGACGGTCGCGGAAGCCAGCCGCCTGGACCTCTGGGAACCGGCGGCGACCCTGACGGCCGTGACCGGGGAGATCTTCGCGCAGGATGTACGCCATCGCCGAAGCCACGAGGCGGCGTTCGCGGCGCTCGGAGGCCCGAGATGCTCCGACTGACCTGGGTCCAGCCGGAGGACCTGCTCGGCCACGAACTGCGCCAGGCGTCCCAGGACGGCCGGGAGCCGTCCTCGGTCGCGGCGAGATGGCGGGCCGCGGGCGGCCCCGACGCCCCGCTGCGGGCGGGCGCCTCCGGGCAGCCCGCGTCGAGGTATCTGCGGCAGCTGGCAGAGGACCTGCTGGACGAACTGGCCGACCTGCCCAGCACGTTGGCGGACAGCGAGCCAACGGATCTGAGAAGGATCCGGAACCTGTGCCCGGACTGGCCCGCCCCCACTCCCACGGCGCCTCCGTCCGTGGCCGCGCTGGAAGCGGCCTGGCTGGGCCGGGCGGTCGGCTGCCTACTGGGCAAACCGGTGGAGAAGCTCCCCCTGGACGCCATCCGCCGACTCGCCCGGTCCACCGGCAACTGGCCCCTGAACACCTACTTCACGGCGAAGGGCGTACCCGCCGAACTCCTCACCGCCCACCCGTGGAACCGCCGCTCGGCCACCACGTCCCTCGCCGAGAACATCGACGGCATGCCCGAGGACGACGACCTCAACTACCCCTTGCTGAACCTGCTGTTGCTGCGACGCCACGGCAGGGCCTTCACCACCACGGACGTGGCGACCCGCTGGCTCGACGAACTCCCCGCGGGCCGAACGTTCACCGCCGAACGCGTCGCCTACCGCAACCTCCTCCAGGGCCTGGAACCCCCGAGGACGGCCCGCCACCGCAACCCCTTCCGCGAATGGATCGGCGCTCTCATCCGCGCCGACGTCCACGGCTGGACCAACCCCGGCAACCCGGCCGCGGCGGCCGAACAGGCCCACCGGGACGCCACCCTCAGCCACACGGCGAACGGCGTCTACGCGGCGATGTTCACGGCCGCGGTGATCGCCGAGGCCGCGTCCGGTACCACCGACATCCATGCCTGCCTGAACACCGGCCTCACCGTGATCCCCCCGAACTCCCGTCTGGCGAAGGCGATCACCCACGCCGTGCAACTCGCGGGGAAACACGCCGACTTCGACGACGTCGTGGACGAACTCCACGCCACCCACGCCGAAACCCACCACTGGGTCCACGCGATTCCCAACACCGCGCTGATCGCCGCCGCCCTCACCCACGCCGGCGGCGACTTCACCGGCTCCATCTGCCGTGCGGTCAGCGGAGGTTGGGACACCGACTCCAACGGCGCCACGGCAGGAAGCATCGCCGGCCTCCTCA
This is a stretch of genomic DNA from Streptomyces sp. NBC_00285. It encodes these proteins:
- a CDS encoding ADP-ribosylglycohydrolase family protein, translating into MTPKKPETDPEHSLEDRITGALVGAAVGDALGGPVEGYSPDQILERHAGRVHGIVGPWNGDAWRTARPIAPYHKGDGHVTDDTLMTHALIRVYDRVRGHLDAYAIADHLVPDLMTNPRWIPELEAEALPLHRIFLAEKWLVTRLHYGHVDPREAGVGNIVNCGAAMYMAPVGLVNAADPRAAYAEALDIAAAHQSSYGREAAGVFAAAVAAAATPDATPDSVVTACLTLAKDGTRTAIEQVCEVAGRHTDVESALRPLREAVAPYDTVGPDYRAPSLGARRPSRLHTIEELPIALGMLLVAGGDYRQAVLGSVNYGRDCDSIATMAGALAGALGSPVPEDWSKTVAEASRLDLWEPAATLTAVTGEIFAQDVRHRRSHEAAFAALGGPRCSD
- a CDS encoding ADP-ribosylglycohydrolase family protein; this encodes MASIACIPSVPAPQGAAGLRERARGALLGLAVGDALGAPAENMKPSEIRARWGRIEGYVVDEPAGTDDTEYAIFSGLLLARHGSALTPSHVEAAWHEWIADRDEGPFRGAGFSERGTLENLRRGLAAPISAQHRHAWSDGLAMRAAPFGVFAAGRPAEAARLVAIDGSVSHAGEGIYGGQAVAAGVAAAMAGAPTIAVVASALAVIPDDSWTARSLRRAVAVAHRGERAVRSCVVIGGYPWTDLAPEAVALAFGAYAVADGDFREAVLTAVNMGRDADTTAAVAGALAGATRGASAIPADWASAIGPARGSCLPSMAGHHVLDVAELLVAGEDTKWSGQPNPNAFALAADNDTEVSS
- a CDS encoding ADP-ribosylglycohydrolase family protein, which produces MLRLTWVQPEDLLGHELRQASQDGREPSSVAARWRAAGGPDAPLRAGASGQPASRYLRQLAEDLLDELADLPSTLADSEPTDLRRIRNLCPDWPAPTPTAPPSVAALEAAWLGRAVGCLLGKPVEKLPLDAIRRLARSTGNWPLNTYFTAKGVPAELLTAHPWNRRSATTSLAENIDGMPEDDDLNYPLLNLLLLRRHGRAFTTTDVATRWLDELPAGRTFTAERVAYRNLLQGLEPPRTARHRNPFREWIGALIRADVHGWTNPGNPAAAAEQAHRDATLSHTANGVYAAMFTAAVIAEAASGTTDIHACLNTGLTVIPPNSRLAKAITHAVQLAGKHADFDDVVDELHATHAETHHWVHAIPNTALIAAALTHAGGDFTGSICRAVSGGWDTDSNGATAGSIAGLLTGAPDHLPDRWTAPLKNRLATSVADFNGTGFDTLAHLTHRETARP
- a CDS encoding ADP-ribosylglycohydrolase family protein — encoded protein: MTPPAPWDETAALSLTANGSSAAATDDGNAPQGPPAPDQESHADGAGGSRGTEDPDAARLPQATRGDKAERTVGLLLGLAAGDAAGWPAARHRAARMPDWTRRLTRELDTFAEQNATTTLPVPIALNQPPEPLRLGPSDDAEWAAFTAEALLRAGDDTALGDLTRERRTRAAIDLTWNALAAEVAAAADRAPEIESAVLPLRARISVRAGLGNLVAGLRPPATGHDNPHYFDDAACVRACVLAVAHLGDPRLAADLAEFDARYTQDGDGVHGARAMAAALSLALTGAPVDTCVAAALAELPEDTEIGRNARHALHLARSADSAFALIPALEHEIVDHVYSYGIAAAETVPVALALATAARGRIAEAVPAAACLSRVADSAPALAGALTGALGGAAAIPASWRATCRTLSGCALPRLTGTDLVELAGLLESAQPPLPGG
- a CDS encoding VIT1/CCC1 transporter family protein, which translates into the protein MAIIDIEAPLHEAHRDNHTHRDVNGGWLRPAVFGAMDGLVSNLALMTGVAGGAVGQNTIVLTGLAGLAAGAFSMAAGEYTSVAAQRELVEAELDVERRELRKHPQDEEAELAALYEGRGVEPALAREVARQLSKDPEQALEIHAREELGIDPGDLPSPLVAAVSSFGSFALGAVLPVLPYLLGATVLWPAVLLALVGLFACGAVVARVTTRTWWYSGLRQLVLGGAAAGVTYALGSFFGTAVG